The Pseudanabaena galeata CCNP1313 genome includes a region encoding these proteins:
- a CDS encoding efflux RND transporter permease subunit: MLLSISSFFIRRPVFATVCSVVITLLGAACIFILPVAQYPEITPPKVTVTANYIGANAEVVESTVTNILERELNGIEGVRYITSTSSNNGTSSVDLVFDLGKDKDIAAVDVQNRVSTVESQLPGPVQQTGVRVSKESSGFLFAIGVYAEKGEYDDLYLSNYADLYIVDAIKKVKGVGNVIIFGERKYAMRVWLDPNRLSARGLTAQDVVSAIQQQNLQVGVGQIGQQPNLPDQQYQLSISANGRLENTEEFAEIVIRTASDGSPIKLRDVGRVELGAENYGSSLRFNGTRGIGLGVSQLPDANALDVAKAVKKVLQELKPSFPPGLNYEIAFDTTTFIEAGTEEVIISLLIAIALVILIIFLFLQNWRSTLIPAVAIPVSLIGTFIFIKLLNFNINTLTLFGLTLATGLVVDDAIVVVEDITRRIQEKGENPVQAAIESMHELQGAIIASSLVLIAVFVPVAFFPGTTGQLYKQFALTIAFSITVSTFNALTLSPTLAALLLREGQEHSNWFFDRVNWVIDGTRDRYKWSIAKLANIKGIVMILFAISLFMTYWVYTNVPRGFLPQEDQGYFITIVQAPEGVSLNYTEKVLENIEGIMRRKDEKGESAYPEIENIFAVGGFSFSGNTPNNGIVFATLKPWKERSRSADSIIGGMVPQPFGLLPELLSIQEAFVIPFPPPAIQGLSNYGGFEFQLQDKANQGFPEIEQTMGALLGSASIYPNKFTDPPNSPKLPPMLAGLRPNFNGNTPQLTVDVDRIKANALQVSLQDIYSTLQTLLGSQYVNDFNTFGRTYRVYVQADAKFRSNPDDINKLYVRSQTGQIIPLSNLVTVTQTVGPSIINHYNLFRSVQITGNTAPGVSSGQAIDIMGKIANEVLPKSFGYEWSGLSLEEIGSGSSAFFIFGLGVVFVFLVLAAQYENYIDPTIIMLTVPLAVLGALLAVMFRGLFNPNFANDVYTQIGLVMLIGMASKNAILIVEFANQLQEQGLSITKAAIEASQQRLRPILMTAFSTIIGIFPLVIATGAGAAARQSIGTAVMGGMCVATLLSLFIVPILYIVVKKIEERMKIGLHRPKHGELAIAAEFYEGGLHGDPLNGNHSAEDYQEDNSPKP, from the coding sequence ATGCTGCTATCAATCTCTAGCTTTTTTATTCGGCGACCTGTATTTGCCACAGTTTGCTCTGTTGTGATTACACTCTTGGGCGCAGCTTGCATATTTATTTTACCTGTAGCCCAATATCCCGAAATTACACCGCCCAAGGTGACCGTTACCGCTAACTATATCGGTGCGAATGCAGAAGTTGTCGAGTCTACAGTTACGAATATTCTTGAAAGAGAATTAAACGGAATCGAAGGAGTCCGCTATATTACTTCCACTAGTTCCAATAATGGGACTAGTTCTGTTGATTTGGTCTTCGATCTTGGAAAAGATAAAGATATTGCTGCTGTTGATGTACAGAATCGTGTCTCTACGGTGGAGTCTCAGTTACCAGGACCAGTACAGCAAACTGGCGTAAGAGTTAGTAAAGAATCTTCGGGATTTCTATTTGCGATCGGTGTGTATGCTGAGAAAGGAGAATACGACGATCTCTATTTGAGTAACTATGCCGATCTTTATATTGTTGATGCAATTAAAAAGGTCAAAGGTGTTGGCAACGTTATCATCTTTGGTGAACGTAAATATGCCATGCGTGTTTGGCTAGATCCCAATCGCCTGTCGGCAAGGGGACTAACTGCCCAAGATGTGGTATCGGCAATTCAGCAGCAAAACTTACAGGTGGGAGTTGGGCAAATTGGACAGCAGCCCAATTTACCTGATCAGCAGTATCAACTTTCGATTTCGGCAAATGGAAGATTAGAAAATACGGAAGAGTTTGCGGAAATTGTAATTAGAACTGCTAGTGATGGCTCACCAATTAAGCTGCGAGATGTCGGACGAGTGGAATTGGGAGCAGAAAACTATGGCTCTTCACTACGATTTAATGGAACTAGAGGTATTGGCTTAGGCGTATCGCAGTTGCCTGATGCTAATGCCTTAGATGTAGCAAAAGCAGTCAAGAAAGTTTTACAAGAATTGAAGCCTAGCTTTCCCCCGGGGCTAAATTATGAGATTGCTTTTGATACAACTACATTCATTGAGGCGGGGACAGAAGAAGTAATTATTTCACTTCTGATTGCGATCGCCTTAGTGATCCTAATTATCTTTTTGTTTCTGCAAAATTGGCGTTCAACATTAATTCCTGCTGTTGCTATTCCTGTTTCTTTAATCGGTACATTTATATTCATCAAACTCCTCAATTTTAATATCAATACCCTGACTCTTTTTGGTTTAACCCTTGCCACAGGGTTGGTAGTTGATGACGCGATCGTCGTGGTTGAAGATATTACGCGACGCATTCAAGAAAAAGGAGAGAATCCCGTCCAAGCGGCGATCGAATCAATGCATGAATTGCAAGGCGCAATTATTGCTAGTTCCTTAGTACTAATTGCTGTATTTGTACCCGTTGCTTTTTTTCCAGGAACGACTGGGCAATTGTATAAACAATTTGCGCTGACGATCGCCTTTTCGATTACAGTTTCCACTTTTAATGCACTGACGCTTTCTCCGACTTTGGCGGCTTTGTTGTTGAGGGAAGGACAAGAGCATAGTAATTGGTTTTTTGATCGGGTGAATTGGGTGATTGATGGAACTCGCGATCGCTACAAATGGTCTATAGCCAAATTAGCTAATATCAAAGGAATCGTGATGATTCTGTTCGCGATCTCCCTTTTTATGACCTATTGGGTCTATACAAACGTTCCTAGAGGTTTTTTGCCACAGGAAGATCAGGGCTATTTTATTACCATCGTTCAGGCTCCTGAAGGCGTATCCCTCAATTACACCGAAAAAGTACTAGAGAATATTGAAGGAATCATGCGCCGTAAAGATGAAAAGGGAGAATCTGCTTATCCTGAGATTGAAAACATCTTTGCCGTGGGAGGATTTAGCTTTAGCGGTAATACACCCAATAATGGGATTGTATTTGCCACGCTAAAGCCTTGGAAAGAGCGATCGCGATCGGCTGACAGTATCATTGGGGGTATGGTTCCCCAACCCTTTGGACTACTGCCCGAATTACTTTCCATTCAAGAAGCTTTTGTAATTCCCTTTCCGCCACCAGCAATTCAAGGTTTAAGCAACTATGGTGGTTTCGAGTTTCAGTTGCAAGATAAGGCAAACCAAGGATTCCCAGAAATTGAGCAAACGATGGGTGCTTTATTGGGTAGTGCGAGTATCTATCCAAATAAGTTTACAGATCCCCCAAATAGCCCAAAACTTCCGCCCATGTTGGCAGGATTACGTCCCAATTTCAATGGCAATACGCCTCAATTAACCGTAGATGTCGATCGCATTAAGGCAAATGCTTTACAAGTCTCTTTACAAGATATCTACAGCACTCTACAAACTTTACTTGGTTCGCAATATGTCAATGACTTTAATACCTTTGGTCGAACCTATCGCGTCTATGTCCAAGCTGATGCTAAGTTCCGTTCTAATCCTGACGATATCAATAAACTCTATGTGCGATCGCAAACAGGACAGATTATTCCCCTTAGTAATTTGGTAACAGTCACCCAAACTGTTGGACCTTCGATCATCAATCACTATAATCTGTTTCGCTCCGTCCAAATTACTGGCAATACCGCCCCTGGGGTCAGTTCTGGACAAGCGATCGATATTATGGGTAAGATTGCTAATGAAGTTCTACCTAAGAGTTTTGGCTATGAATGGTCAGGATTATCCCTTGAAGAAATTGGTTCTGGTAGTAGCGCCTTCTTTATTTTTGGCTTAGGGGTTGTATTTGTATTCCTAGTTCTTGCAGCTCAATACGAAAATTACATCGATCCGACCATCATTATGCTCACTGTACCGCTTGCGGTTTTAGGAGCGCTCTTAGCAGTGATGTTTCGCGGACTATTCAATCCTAATTTTGCCAATGATGTGTATACCCAAATCGGTTTGGTGATGCTGATTGGTATGGCAAGTAAAAACGCGATTTTGATCGTGGAATTTGCTAATCAATTACAAGAGCAGGGATTGAGTATTACCAAAGCTGCGATCGAAGCTTCGCAGCAACGGTTGCGCCCAATTCTGATGACTGCTTTCTCCACAATTATCGGTATATTCCCGCTTGTAATTGCTACAGGAGCAGGGGCTGCTGCACGGCAATCAATCGGTACTGCGGTTATGGGTGGTATGTGCGTGGCAACCTTGTTAAGTTTGTTTATCGTTCCCATCCTTTATATCGTGGTCAAGAAAATTGAGGAGCGGATGAAGATAGGCTTGCATCGCCCTAAGCATGGTGAACTAGCGATCGCCGCAGAATTTTATGAAGGTGGTTTGCATGGCGACCCTTTAAACGGTAATCATTCGGCTGAAGACTACCAAGAAGATAATAGTCCGAAGCCTTAG
- a CDS encoding IS110 family transposase, whose amino-acid sequence MNNSNEVLDVLGIDISKAKFDVALIQGNAKIKSKVFGNNPEGFAELQEWLNLQNVTNLHSCMEATSTYGNALARFLVEAGYKVSIVNPSRPKAFGKSELTSVR is encoded by the coding sequence ATGAACAATAGCAATGAAGTATTAGATGTTTTAGGCATAGACATCAGCAAAGCCAAGTTTGATGTTGCCCTAATCCAAGGCAACGCCAAAATCAAGAGTAAAGTATTTGGCAACAATCCTGAAGGATTTGCTGAATTACAAGAATGGCTAAACCTTCAAAATGTGACAAACTTGCATAGTTGTATGGAAGCTACCAGCACATACGGCAATGCCTTAGCTAGATTCTTAGTAGAGGCAGGGTACAAAGTAAGTATCGTCAATCCATCTCGTCCCAAAGCCTTTGGTAAGAGTGAGTTAACGTCAGTTCGATGA
- a CDS encoding transposase codes for MIARFCAALKPALWTPPPLEIEQLQALVHRLDSLTSMQQQEQNRLATADPILVEAINAHIDFLKEQIEMTKQLIRQHFDQHPHLKSQRDLLTSIPGIAELTATVLLAEIRDISAFDTADQLAAFAGLTPREFSSGSSIHGKPRLSKIGNSRLRKALFMPAIVARRYNSPIAAFCARLTAKGKSKMSVIGAVMHKLLRQVFGVLKSQRSFDPNFVQIPS; via the coding sequence GTGATTGCTAGATTTTGTGCAGCTTTAAAACCTGCTCTTTGGACACCACCACCATTAGAAATTGAGCAACTCCAAGCATTGGTGCATCGTTTAGACAGCTTAACCTCTATGCAGCAGCAAGAGCAGAATCGTCTTGCCACGGCTGACCCTATTTTGGTCGAGGCAATTAACGCTCACATTGATTTTCTCAAAGAGCAAATTGAAATGACCAAGCAATTGATCCGTCAGCACTTTGATCAACATCCTCATTTGAAATCTCAACGGGATTTGTTGACTTCCATTCCTGGTATTGCTGAACTGACCGCAACTGTATTACTGGCGGAAATTCGTGATATTTCGGCTTTTGATACTGCCGATCAGTTAGCTGCTTTTGCGGGGTTAACTCCCCGTGAGTTTTCTTCTGGTTCTTCGATTCATGGTAAGCCGCGTTTATCGAAAATTGGTAATTCCCGTTTGCGTAAAGCTTTGTTTATGCCTGCGATTGTTGCTCGTCGTTATAATTCGCCTATTGCTGCTTTCTGCGCTCGCCTTACAGCTAAGGGTAAGTCCAAAATGTCGGTCATTGGTGCGGTCATGCACAAGCTATTGCGACAGGTCTTTGGTGTTCTCAAGTCTCAGCGTTCTTTCGACCCAAATTTTGTCCAAATTCCCTCTTGA